The nucleotide window CGTCTATAAAGTCTTATATCGAAAAATATGGCCACAAACCCAGATCTATTTTTAAAGCATTACGAAATGAAGGAGAAACTATTGTCCCCAAATATGAAAAAGGGTTTCTTTACGGTTTAATAATTACTTGCATATTCCTAATTTATCAAATAATAATGTTCTTCATTGATTTTGCAACAGACTTTGTGAGTGTAATATAGAGTACAGAACTTGATATTAAATCTCCAAATAGGAATATTCTGATGGTATCATGAAGCCTTAATTCTGTGTTTGCAGTATTATTATCCCATCTCCTATAATTAACTAGTGAAATTTTTACATTTAAGCAATCGGCATATGTCTCAGTTAACTTTTTTTCAAGTCATCAGGGCGGGCTAGGAAGTATGCGTCCTGAACCCTACATTTAAGTTTATGTTCTAATGTCTATTCTCTTATTTCCTTGTGGCTTCCTCCATTTATTGATGGGGTGTTGAATAACTGGCGTAACATACAGATGGTTTGTTGAACCATCCTTGTTTTTTGAATTCATCCTTGTTGGGTTCCCAGTTTAAGCATCTGTTTATTCACCGAACTTACCCGTATGATAAAATACGAATAGAAAGTAATAAATATAACTTTGAACAACTATTTGCGATGATTTGAGAAGTTCATTATAGGGCTCTATGACTTAGGATGAGTATAATGTGGATGGAAATCTGAATATGGGTATAAATAAGTGATAGTCCGAATGGATTTTTCAATGAAAATAAATTCATTAAATTTTCGGGTAAGATATGGGCTAATTTAGCTGCATTAATGTTTTAGCGTAGTATTACTCATTTAATCATGAGGAATAGAAGGAGAATAAAAAAATGTTTGTACCGCCAAGCTGGTTAGAAGGACTTTTCATACAAATCGGCATGTATGTAGTTATCCCTTTAATTATTGCCACAGTTTCTGTGATAGTGATATCGAGAAGATCGAATCGCAAAAAAACACATCAAAATGAATCCCATCTGGATGAATCTCATCATAAAGACACTCATCATAAAGGATCACATCACAAAGACGCCCATCTCAAGGAATCACATCAGAAAGAAGCCCATCTGGATGAATCTCACCACAAGAGATCAAAGCGCAGGGGATCAACAGACTGGGGATCAAAAATTATAGTATTTGCTTTTGCTTTTATTGTAGCAATCATAGTAGTGTACCCAATTGGCTGTGTATACTGGTTCTATGCATATGAAGTACCCTCTATACAAGAAAAAACAATCACAGTTCAAGGATGGGAACCTAAGCCTGGAATAGTTCCTGATAATGGGGGTATGATGACTATAAGCAATGCAGACCAATTATTACTCATCACAACCGAAAATGAAGGTTTCTTTAATATGGAAAATTTCCTGTTTGGTAAATTTAACACCCGGGATATTTTCAACAAGCTAAAAGTTGGGGGAACCTATAAAATTAAATATTATGGATGGAGAAATGGATTTAACAGTGGATTTCCAAATATACTGAGTGTTGAAGAAGCAGTAAACGAAACCGGTGCAAAAAATAACAGTTATGGTAACTATTTCGGCACAAAATTCGCAAGCAATTTCCAATGATAAACATTTTTTTCCTTTTTTAATTCTTTTTTTTTAAATAGACTATTATGGTGCTCTTTACAATCTTTTTTGTAATAGACATTCAAATTAGAGATTAAATACAAATTAGAAATTAAATAAATAATCTTAGACAAACATCATCCTATTTCCGAGTCCAAAAGAAAAATTTATTTTTGTTAACAGCAATATATATTATAAAAAGTTGATTTGCAAATGATTTGCCAGTAAATTCATGATAATCACTACTAAAAATAATGATTAGAGGTAATTCATGAAAAAAACAACTCCCAATCAAGAAATACGCGACCATCATGCAGACAAAGCAAATGGAGAAAGTTTGGCGCTTGCAAAGATCGCTGCGATGCCTGGACAGTATCGTGCAATGGGGGAGCGGCTTCATACCCTCATCAAAGCCAGCTCACCAACCCTCTCACCAAGGACCTGGTACGGGATGCCGGCATATGCCAATGATGGTAAGGTCATCTGCTTCTTCCGTGGTGGTGTGAATGAAAGATACATGACACTGGGCTTCACTGAGGAAGCAAAACTTGACGAAGGCAACTTATGGCCCACTTCCTTCGCTTTAAAAGAGTTGACTCCCACCGAAGAGACGATGATCACTTCCCTCGTGAAGAAAGCTGTGGCTGAGGACTGAAATCATCACTTGCCCCTGAAATTGTCGCAAGAGTAGTCTTAATGGACATAAGTCACCCAGTGTTAAGCTTTAAAAAATATCCATTCTAACCACACTTACAATTTTTTCATTTCCTTATTCAGTTTCCTGGCACTGTACTAAAAAAAATCCTGTTATTCTCTCTGTTTTTGTAGTTTCAGTATACCATTAACTGAAAAATTACTGGTGAACTTATTCATATTTTAAGTAATTGGGCACATGTCCTCTTCATGTAACCTATTTTTTATTATCGGGTTGGCTAAGTAGTATGCGTCCCGAACCATACATTTAGCATCATGTCCCTAATGAGGTCCTGATTTTGCATAGGGCTTACTGTAATGTTTATAAATGGAAATGTGAGAACTTCCTTAAGGACGATTTATGAAGGTGATTGGTAACTATAAATAAAAAAAGGTGTAAAAGTTATGCTATGAATTTTAAAGAGGGAATATTATGGATTTGAATATTTTATGGATGGTACCTGTAGCTTATTTTGTACATATTTTAGAAGAATCCCCGAGATTCGTGCCTTGGGCAACCAGATATCTTGGTGCACCTGAAACATTTGGGCAGTTTGTTCTGGGTAATGTTATTTTCATGGCATATGTCATCATAGCCACATCACTTGCAATCTTCTATCCTAGCGAAATAACACTGATTATTGGATTATCCACCGCTGCATGGATATTTTCAAACTTCCTAATCCATGCATACTACACCCTACGCACAGGTGAATATTCTCCCGGTGTTGTAACTGGAGGTGCAATATACGTCCCGGTTTCATTGTATATTTACTACAACTTCCTGGGATCTGGATTGTTAAACACTTTGGATCTGGCACTGTCGGTTATTATCGGATTTGGAATTATGTACATACCAACCATGATACAGCAAAAGAGAAAGGGGAAACTATAGGTGGACTTCTCTTGTTTAAAAAACACTTCTCTTGTTTTTAAAAAAAGAATTGAGTGATTTGATTCAAACAAATTCTAATTTAACGTTAAAACGATTATTTAGGGCTTTAAAATAGCACTTAATTCTTTTAAATCCTATTTTATAACTTAACCCATAATTAAGGAGTTATTCATGGTTACAAAGACAAAAATTAAAATCAATGACAATAACAAATTGCGAGAAATATTGGATTCTGAGTATGAAGGTTCATCTCAAATTAGAATGTGTAAATATGCTTTAAAACTATCAACACACATTTTAAAATTAGTAAAGTACGATGAACCTGAAAATCCAATTATTAAAGAAGGCTATTTGATAAATGAGGCATGGCAACGTGGGGAAGTTCGCATGCATGATGTTAGGCAGGCGGGTTTTAAGATTCACAAATTAGCAAGGGAGTCGGGAGATGAAGTAATTCAAACTGCATTAAGGGTTGTAGGTCAATCTATTGCAACTGCGCATATGAAAGAACACGCAATGGTGGCTTCTGATTATGCAATTAAGGTTATAAATCTTCTTTACCCTAACAAAATAGAAAAGGTTACTGAAGAACGATTATGGCAAATAAAGCAACTGCAATCAATTTCAGAACCGCAATAAATGAACTTTACTCCTTCTTCATAATGTAATATAGTTTTAGTCCTGTTATCCCAATCCATATCCAAGGCACTGCCAGGAATAATCTCTGGGCGACTCCCTGATAGTCCACGTAGTATGTCATGGAAATTTTAAGCAAAATAACAAAAATAATTGATAACAGTCCACTTATTAATGAATAGGTTCGGTATCTGCCCCAAACCATACTATCTTCATTTCTTAATCCTTGCCAGATCAAGAGTTGAGCGATGATAATTGCCACAAATGCAGTGGCACTTACCAGATTATGAGGCATTTGTGAGAGATAATCCTCAGGGAATACTCCAGCAAACAACACTCCTAAACCAAATAAAACAACGAACCACACCCCTGCTTTAAGAGCTCTCCCCTGCGGACTTGGCAAACCACTACGAAGTCCAAGGGCTAAACTTATGGTTAAAAGGCCAAAAATAATGAAATTAATGTTTTGAATAATTGCATAAGGCCCAACACCAAGATCACTGACAAAATTGCTGGTTTGACTATAGTCCGACCTTAGAAGACTGGCTATTATCACCAAAAGTGCGAAAAAGATGGGAGCAACGATACCACACATCGCGAAGAATCGTTGCCGGTTCATCATTTGTATAGATATTCCATTTCCCCTATTCACATTTCTCACCCCATAACAAAAATAATATAAAAATTTACTAAGTTAAATTCTATTAAATTATTCTAACAATATAATATAAGGACAGTTCTATTTAAATTATACGGGTAAATAGCTGGATATCAATGCAAATAGTGCGAATGCGGAAATAAGCACCAATGCTGCCAACCTGGCTTCCCCATATTTGTGCGATTCTGGAATTATTTCTTCTACAGTAACTGTTAATAGTACCCCTGCAGTGAAAGCTAAGATAGAATATTCCACTATTGGTGGTTGCCCTTTAACCAGTAAATAGCCTGCAGCTGCACCAATTAAAACCGGGACACTTGCTGAGATGAGTAAAAGAATTCGAGTTTTTCGTTTAATTCCTTTATCTTTTAATGCGGCAACAGTGGCAAAACCTTCAGGTAAATCTGCTGAAACTACACCTACTGCCAGTAACAGGCCCAGATTTAAAGATACCAACGCCCCGGTTCCAATCATTAAACCATCAGTAAATGAATCAATGGTGGTGCCTATAAATATGGCCCACGCAGCAGTGGACTGGCTCAGGTCACCACTTTTTACCTGCATGTAATTTATCAACTGGTCCAGAATGACAAAAAATACACCGCCTGCCACAAAAGCTAAGATTACAATCCAGGGAGTAGTCGCGGTTAAAGATCGTGGAATTAATTCAACACTTATTACTGCAAGAATAATTCCTGTGGCGGCATGTAATGCTAAACTTAGATTCTTTTTACTTATTTGAAAGAATTCAGCAGCAAGACCACCTGCAAAAGTTCCTAACACCGGTAATAATGAATATAAGAATATTACCAGCAGTTCGTTCATATTTATCCCTTTCTAAACATTTACTTCAAGTAATAATTTATTAATTTATACACAAATAATTATTGACATCTTTTAATTAGTGACATCTTTACATCATCATTAATTAAGGAAAATATAATAATGCAAGTTTCTTATAATCTGAAAGGATATTAACGAAAAGATAAAATTAGAATAGTAGATAAGAGGGGATTTGATGGAAAAAGTACTGATTGTGGGATCAGGAGCTGGAGGGGCTACTGTTGCTAAAAATTTGGCAAAAAAGGGTATGGATGTCACTATTATCGAAAAAGGTAACTGGATAAATGCTGCAAAAGCTTATCAGTGTTATGACAACATGAATGTGGGTGTAGAACTTCTCAAAGCCACTTGTGTTGGTGGAACTACCCTGGTCACAGCAGGTAACGCTGTTAGAACTTGTCAAAAAGAGTTCAAAAATATTGGGATTAATATCGACCATGAACTTCTCGAAGTAGAGCGTGAACTTAATGTAAATACACTTCCAGACTCCCATGTGGGGGAAGGAACGAGAAAAATCGTGGAGGCTGCTTCAGATTTGGGCTTGAGAATGGAAAAAATGCCTAAATTCATAGATCCTTTAAAATGTATACCTTGCGGGCAATGCGTTATGGGATGTCCAAGACATGCCAAATGGAGTGCTTTAAGTTATCTTGAAGAAGCAGAGAATTCTGGAGTAAAGATCTTATCAAACACATCTGTTGAAAAGATTATAACAAAAAATGGAGTGGTTCAAGGAGTAAAAACTGATGAGAAAGAATATTATTCTGATATGGTCGTATTATCAGCAGGGGCCATTGAAACTCCCAGGATACTTATTAGATCTGGTTTGAATGCGGGGGAGCAATTGTTTGTTGATACATTCATAACAGTGGGAGGTATTCTTAAAGGCATCAAGTTTAACAAAGAAGTGTCCACGAATTCCCTATGGAAAGGCAGTGATTTCATTTTAACACCCCATTATACCAGTACAACTGCTGAAATGTTAAAAACAACGGGATATGGTGCGAATGATATTCTGGGAATGATGGTTATGATCAAAGATGACAGATCTGGAATGGTTACAGAGAATGAAGTGGTTAAAGAAAATACTGCACACGATGTTGGTCTTTTAACTGAGGGTTCAGCCATTGCCGGTGCACTTCTTGAAACTGCAGGAGTAGATACCAGTACTATTGTTTCAACTCCGGCTCGAGGTGCTCATCCTGGGGGTACTGCAGCTATCGGGGAAGTTGTGGACAACAATCTTGAAACTGAGATAAATGGTTTATACGTAGCAGATGCCAGTGTTTTCCCCAGCGCTCCTGGATCTCCACCAGTTCTCACCATAATGGCTCTTGCAAAAAGGCTTGCTAAATATTTAAGCGAAAATTAATGAATTATATAATTAAAATGAAGGTGAAATAATTTTGATCTTCTATTTATCACTTTTTTTGAATCCATGAAAGATTTTGAAGCATACCTTACAGATCCATTCCATCTTAATTTTATAGAAAATAATTCAGATAGTACTGCAGAAAGTAGTGCTGTTTGCTTCCAGACAACTAAAATAAATCTCATAAACCAATAAATTATTAATAATTACCAATTGATTTGGTTATTATGGCAAATCTGGAGAAGTAGGTCCTGTTTCCTATTTGAACATAATAACCGTTTAAGTGCTTAATAGTTAACTTAAGTGCTTAATTATTAAAAATTCAGAAAGTATGCCACTCTTCACTCCATTCAGCCATGGGGCGAGTTACTTTATGTAATTGTCTACCTTTTTCCGTTAGAGAATATTCTACTTTAATGGGTGAATCATCAATGATATTTTTTTCAATTATTCCATAATTAACCATATTTTTTAATTTAGAGGATAAGGTCCTTGAACTGATCTTGGGCAAAGCTTTTGCTATTTCATTATATCTTAAAGGCCCATTAGCCATTACCAGTTCTCTAACAATTAGCAGAGTCCATTTATTCCCGATCAACAGTATTGTTTTCTCCACAGGGCATGCTATCTCTTCAAAACCATCTGGATATTTCAATTCACTCATTTTATCACGTTAAATTATCTTGAAACTAGGTTATAAAACCAACTTTACCAGTTGATACTTGCTTTACCCTTAGATACAGGTCCTATATATACTTTACATTATACAGTTACTTTAATTATTAATGGAGGATACACAGTTATGAATGAAGTAGTGAAATTTTTATGTGAAAATCCAGTAACCTACGTTGCAACCATTGGTTTAGATGGTAAACCCAAAGTTCGACCATTCCAGTTCATGCTTGAAAATGGCGGAAAACTCTATTTCTGTACCAACAACCAGAAAGATGTTTATAAACAGATCCAGAAATTCCCATATATTGAAGTCACGACTTCCAGTCCGGATTTTAGGTGGATAAGGCTTAGTGGTAAAGTTGTATTTTCTGAAGATATGGAAGTTAAAAAGGCAATAATTGACAGTAGCCAACTGGTAAAGTCACTCTATCAAACTGCAGATAATCCTATATTCAAGATATTCTATCTTGAGGATGCAAAAGCAACAATTGCCGATTTCTCAGGTGAACCTCCTAAAGAGTTCTCACTCTGATATGTTTTTTAATTTTTAATTATTTTTTATTTAAATTATTTTTTAATATTGTTCCATTACATTTTTGAGTGTATTCTTACACAAATTCAGGGTCCTGTTTGCATCTGGATATATGTATTCCATCGCATATTGAACATGTCTGCCATTGAGGATGCTACTGCTGGACTGGGAATCCACAAGGCCACTACTTTGTTTAGATCCAGGATATTTTCATTAATTTTAGGGAAAATAATCAACAACTCTTTCTCATCCACTACCACGTACTTAATGGGTGGTTTTCCAGAGACTATCATCTCCGGTTGAACATCCTCAAAGGATTTAATAAGGTTAATTTCACCTTCGCTGGTCTTTATAATATCTCCGGCAATGATTCGAAACCTGATCTGGTTTTTTTTAGCCTTTAAAATAATGGGCTTTAGCGATTCAATTTCTTCAGGAAAATATAGATCACCAGTCAGCATAACGCTTTTTTTAGCTCTGGACACCATATCCACTGATTTGGCTGTAATGCTCTTTTTGCCATGAATCAACCATACTTTTGGTATCTCCTTTTTTATCTGCTGATCATACATCATGGACATTTCACTGGATAAGGAGTCAATTTCACCCATAAGATCAGACTGCCTCCTGTCAATTACCATCCTTGGATCGCAAGCTGTGAACAGTTTTGGACGTCCTTGCTCCACAGTTATCCACCCATCTCTTTCCAGCTTGTTTAAAACATCATAAATTTTAGTCCTTGGAATATTCGCTTCTGAAGCAATAGTTGTAGCATCAACCGGGCCAAAATTCGTAATAACAATGTAAGTCCTTGCACCGTAACTGGATAAACCCAGTTTTTGCAATGATGATACCATCTTCTCATCAAACATCATGTTTAGTCACCTGTTCACCTATTAAAGTTACATTATATTTATATGATGTTCCTGTGAATTTAAAACTATAGAACTGAAGGACTAATTAGGTATGAAAAGTAATAGAGTCTGCTGAAAGGACTAGTAGAACTGGTTAAGAGTGTTAGACTGGTAGAAGGGCTGGTAGAACTGGTTAAGAGTGTTAGACTGGTAGAAGGGCTGGTAGAACTGGTTAAGGTGTTAGGGCTGGTAGAACTGATGAAGAATAATAAAACTAGTGGAAGGGGTTAAGATGGAGAAAATGGAAGGGAATAACTCAACAGAAGACGTGAATAAAACAGTGGTCTTACTAATTGCTACTCTGGCCACCTTTTTAACTCCCTTCATGGGAACTTCCCTGATCATTGCCCTCCCCACAATTTCCAGTGATCTGGCAGTTAATGCTATCCTTTTAAGCTGGATTTCAACTGCATACATTTTAACATCAGCCATGTTTGCAGTGCCCCTGGGGAAAATTGCCGATATTTATGGAATGAAAAAAGTTTTCACCTATGGAATAGTGATTTTAACCATTTCCACAATTTTGGCTGCACTATCTCCTTCAGCCTATTTTCTTATAATAATGAGGGCCCTTCAGGGTATTGCCAGTGCAATGATATTTGTCACTGGCCTGGCAATGATAACATCAGTATTCCATCCCAAAGAAAGAGGTAAAGCAATAGGAATCAACCTCACTGCAGGATATGCTGGTTTGGTTCTGGGACCTGTACTGGGTGGCCTGTTAACACAGTACCTGGGATGGAAAAGTATTTTTTACTGTATTGTACCACTTTGTTTACTGGTTCTGATTCTGGTTATTTGGAAAATGAAAGGAGAATGGGGTGAATGCAAAGGAGAAAAATTAGATAAATGGGGAACTCTACTCTACATTCTAATGCTAGCACTGGTTCTAATTGGATTTTCAACAATAACTGAAACATTTGGAATTATAATGGTAGTTTTAGGAGTTATAGGCTTTATTGGCTTTATTCTCTGGGAGTTAAGGGTTGAAAATCCAGTTTTGGAAGTGAAATTATTCTTTGAAAATAGAAGATTTGCATTCTCCAACCTGGCAACCTTAATAACCTATATAGGTACCTTTGCGGTGAGTTTTCTTTTGAGTTTGTATCTCCAGTACATTAAAGGATATGATCCGGAGATAACTGGCTTAGTTATGGTTGTTCAAACAATTTTCATGGTAATTATCTCACCGGTATCGGGAAAACTTTCTGACCGGTTCGATCCTGGGAAACTGGCTTCACTGGGAATGGCAATTATTTCCATTGGTCTTTTTATTCTTTCATTAATTAACGCTGAAACCAGTTTGTACACTATAATATTAGCCTTAGCATCCCTAGGGATTGGAATTGGAATATTCTCTGCTCCCAACACCAATGCTATCATGGGATCCGTGGAAAAAAAGTACTTCGGAGTATCTTCTGCAATTTTAGGTACAATGAGACTTTTAGGTCAGACATTTGGTATGGGATTAATTTTACTGGTATTTGCAGTTTATATTGGTACTGTTCAATTTACTCCACAAAATTATCCAGAACTACTAATGAGTATTAAAATTACCTTTGTTATTTCCGTAATTTTAAGTGTAATAGCAATTTTCGCATCGTTAGCTCGAAATAAGAAATAATTTATTTTTTTTGCAGTGACTTTTTTTAAATCAAGTCATTTTTGATAAATTATTTTTCAAATATTTACTTTTGAAAAAATTACTATCACAACTCTTGCACTATGCAAGTATTTATACCATGAAAATCATACTTGCATAAAACAACTATTGCATTATGCAATAGTATTATCTTTCGAGGTAAAATCTGAGGTAAATTTCGAGGTAAAAATTATGGAAAATAAAAACGAAAAAACCAACACTAAAATTGAGATGATAACTGGAGATCCCAAAAGGGCTATAAGAAAACTCTCCTTTCCCATGATGTTAATTATGATACTGGTTATCAGCTACCAGGTAGTGGACAGTATCTGGATAGCAGGATTAGGAGCCGATGCACTGGCTGCACTGGGCTTCATCACTCCACTGTACATGATAATAGTAGGATTGGGCCAGGGTTTAGGAGCTGGCAGCACATCACTCATAGCACGTTCCATCGGAAAGATCATGAAACAGCAAGTAATGCAGGAATGCATTCGGTTTTAATCACAGCCGTACTCTCAATTATTCTCCCGGCCACACTCCTTTTGTTTTTAAACAACATATTACTATCAATGGGTGCCAGTTCAGTACTTAATCTGGCAACTGAATACGGGCAGATTGTGTTTATAGGATCATTTGCACTGCTATTTAACCTGGTTGGATCCAGTATCCTACGTGCCGAAGGAGATATGAAAAGAGCAACCTATGCCATTGCCATAACCAGCATCCTGAACATGGTTATAGCACCCATATTTATCTACACCCTGAACATGGGAATTAAAGGGGCAGCAGTGGCTACAGTACTATCTTCAACCATAGCTGCAATTGCCATATTTTACTGGATATTGGTGAAAAAAGACACCTATGTCACATTTAAAATGGAAAAATTCCATTTCAATATGAATATTATAAGGGATAACTAGTAGTAACCGTGCCGGCAAGTGTAGAACAGTTTATAATGTCTGTGCTGGCTATTGGAATTAACTGGATACTAGTTATAGTTGCTGGAACAACTGCAGTTGCTGTATACACTGCTGGATGGAGAATCGTGTCCTTTGGAATTATCCCAGCTCTGGCAATAGAAACCGGTGTTTTAACTGTTGCGGGCATAGCGTACGGTGCAAGAAACTATAAAAATCTGAAAATAAGCTGTAATTACGGTATAAAACTGGGAGTAGTTATATCAATAGTTTTAGCAGCGGTAACCTATATTTTCGCCCCAAACATTGCATGGTTATTTTCATATTCTGCAAACAGTGCAGATATGACTCCAATGATAGTTGAATTCCTCAGAATATTCTGCGTATTCTTCATAGCCATTCCTTTCGGGCTGGCATCTACAGCAGTGTTTCAAGCCGCAGGAAAGGGAACAACCTCATTAGTCCTGGTTATCATAAGAGATTTAGTCATGTCTTTATCGGTAGCTTACCTTTTAGGAGTTATAATGGGGTGGGGTGCACAGGGAGTCTACTGGGGAATAGTAATTGGAGTTATTCTTGGATCAGCCCTCAGCTATCTGTATTTTAGATTATTTTTAAGAAGATTGGATAACGAAAAAACCGATGAAATGAATTTAATAAATCAAAAGAAGGAAAAGATCAGTGATAGCTGATGTTTTCACTTTTTTATAAATACCTTAAGTTTTTATAAAATACTTAAAAATATTAAATAAGATCACAGAATAATTACAAATTGGAGGGTAAAATGAGAAAAAGGGGTCACTTATCAGAGAAGGAAATTTCAAAAATGTCACTGGGGTCCCTGATAAACACGGTTAGCAGGGTGCATTTAGCCTTTTTATTGGGAAAAATTGAAGAATTAGGTATTACTGGGGGTCAATTCCAATTCCTTTCTGGCTTAACTCTTAAAGATGGGATCACCCAGGAAGAACTATCCAAAAGATTCCATATGAATCAAAGTACCATAGCCAGAGCATTGAAAAAACTAGAAGATGCGGGGATGGTCCAGAGAACTGTCGATGAGAATAACCGCAGGCGTAACATCATCACTGTTACCAGAAAAGGACAGGAAACTGTAAATGAAATAAATAGGATGGAATATGAATGGGAGAACAGGTTTAAATCTTTATCATCAGAAGAAAAAGATCAACTAAAAAATCTTTTAAGACCCATGGCCACAGAATCCATTGATTTAATGTACGAATTCAGGAAATAAGTGTTTTTAATATATGATTTAAAGAAAAATAGTTGAAAAAAGGCCTTTAGTAAAATAAAGAAGTTTTCATATAATTTTAATTTTATCAGTTCAAAACGTATTTGAATTCAATAAAAAGAAAAAATATAGGATGATATTAAATAATCCTGTGTTATTGTGGATGTATGGGCGATAAAGTATTATTTTACAGCCTTTCCCCTTTGATACTTGGTAAATAATCTGATAATCAATTTTAACACCTTTGCAGTGTCATGATTCTTTTTTAAAACATATCCTGTTTATAGAAATGATCATTTATTATAAAAACTTAAATTATATATTCTAGAATACTATTTATACTAAAAATAGTATCTACTCCAAATTTAGGTAAGTTCTTCAGGTGGTCAATCATGGATAAAGATGAGTTTGTAGAAAAAAT belongs to uncultured Methanobacterium sp. and includes:
- a CDS encoding DUF1801 domain-containing protein, with protein sequence MKKTTPNQEIRDHHADKANGESLALAKIAAMPGQYRAMGERLHTLIKASSPTLSPRTWYGMPAYANDGKVICFFRGGVNERYMTLGFTEEAKLDEGNLWPTSFALKELTPTEETMITSLVKKAVAED
- a CDS encoding HXXEE domain-containing protein, coding for MDLNILWMVPVAYFVHILEESPRFVPWATRYLGAPETFGQFVLGNVIFMAYVIIATSLAIFYPSEITLIIGLSTAAWIFSNFLIHAYYTLRTGEYSPGVVTGGAIYVPVSLYIYYNFLGSGLLNTLDLALSVIIGFGIMYIPTMIQQKRKGKL
- a CDS encoding putative immunity protein, with the translated sequence MVTKTKIKINDNNKLREILDSEYEGSSQIRMCKYALKLSTHILKLVKYDEPENPIIKEGYLINEAWQRGEVRMHDVRQAGFKIHKLARESGDEVIQTALRVVGQSIATAHMKEHAMVASDYAIKVINLLYPNKIEKVTEERLWQIKQLQSISEPQ
- a CDS encoding DUF998 domain-containing protein — protein: MNRGNGISIQMMNRQRFFAMCGIVAPIFFALLVIIASLLRSDYSQTSNFVSDLGVGPYAIIQNINFIIFGLLTISLALGLRSGLPSPQGRALKAGVWFVVLFGLGVLFAGVFPEDYLSQMPHNLVSATAFVAIIIAQLLIWQGLRNEDSMVWGRYRTYSLISGLLSIIFVILLKISMTYYVDYQGVAQRLFLAVPWIWIGITGLKLYYIMKKE
- a CDS encoding ZIP family metal transporter, whose translation is MNELLVIFLYSLLPVLGTFAGGLAAEFFQISKKNLSLALHAATGIILAVISVELIPRSLTATTPWIVILAFVAGGVFFVILDQLINYMQVKSGDLSQSTAAWAIFIGTTIDSFTDGLMIGTGALVSLNLGLLLAVGVVSADLPEGFATVAALKDKGIKRKTRILLLISASVPVLIGAAAGYLLVKGQPPIVEYSILAFTAGVLLTVTVEEIIPESHKYGEARLAALVLISAFALFALISSYLPV
- a CDS encoding GMC family oxidoreductase N-terminal domain-containing protein is translated as MEKVLIVGSGAGGATVAKNLAKKGMDVTIIEKGNWINAAKAYQCYDNMNVGVELLKATCVGGTTLVTAGNAVRTCQKEFKNIGINIDHELLEVERELNVNTLPDSHVGEGTRKIVEAASDLGLRMEKMPKFIDPLKCIPCGQCVMGCPRHAKWSALSYLEEAENSGVKILSNTSVEKIITKNGVVQGVKTDEKEYYSDMVVLSAGAIETPRILIRSGLNAGEQLFVDTFITVGGILKGIKFNKEVSTNSLWKGSDFILTPHYTSTTAEMLKTTGYGANDILGMMVMIKDDRSGMVTENEVVKENTAHDVGLLTEGSAIAGALLETAGVDTSTIVSTPARGAHPGGTAAIGEVVDNNLETEINGLYVADASVFPSAPGSPPVLTIMALAKRLAKYLSEN
- a CDS encoding helix-turn-helix domain-containing protein is translated as MSELKYPDGFEEIACPVEKTILLIGNKWTLLIVRELVMANGPLRYNEIAKALPKISSRTLSSKLKNMVNYGIIEKNIIDDSPIKVEYSLTEKGRQLHKVTRPMAEWSEEWHTF
- a CDS encoding pyridoxamine 5'-phosphate oxidase family protein translates to MNEVVKFLCENPVTYVATIGLDGKPKVRPFQFMLENGGKLYFCTNNQKDVYKQIQKFPYIEVTTSSPDFRWIRLSGKVVFSEDMEVKKAIIDSSQLVKSLYQTADNPIFKIFYLEDAKATIADFSGEPPKEFSL
- a CDS encoding helix-turn-helix domain-containing protein, coding for MMFDEKMVSSLQKLGLSSYGARTYIVITNFGPVDATTIASEANIPRTKIYDVLNKLERDGWITVEQGRPKLFTACDPRMVIDRRQSDLMGEIDSLSSEMSMMYDQQIKKEIPKVWLIHGKKSITAKSVDMVSRAKKSVMLTGDLYFPEEIESLKPIILKAKKNQIRFRIIAGDIIKTSEGEINLIKSFEDVQPEMIVSGKPPIKYVVVDEKELLIIFPKINENILDLNKVVALWIPSPAVASSMADMFNMRWNTYIQMQTGP
- a CDS encoding MFS transporter, which translates into the protein MEGNNSTEDVNKTVVLLIATLATFLTPFMGTSLIIALPTISSDLAVNAILLSWISTAYILTSAMFAVPLGKIADIYGMKKVFTYGIVILTISTILAALSPSAYFLIIMRALQGIASAMIFVTGLAMITSVFHPKERGKAIGINLTAGYAGLVLGPVLGGLLTQYLGWKSIFYCIVPLCLLVLILVIWKMKGEWGECKGEKLDKWGTLLYILMLALVLIGFSTITETFGIIMVVLGVIGFIGFILWELRVENPVLEVKLFFENRRFAFSNLATLITYIGTFAVSFLLSLYLQYIKGYDPEITGLVMVVQTIFMVIISPVSGKLSDRFDPGKLASLGMAIISIGLFILSLINAETSLYTIILALASLGIGIGIFSAPNTNAIMGSVEKKYFGVSSAILGTMRLLGQTFGMGLILLVFAVYIGTVQFTPQNYPELLMSIKITFVISVILSVIAIFASLARNKK